One genomic window of Cetobacterium ceti includes the following:
- a CDS encoding polysaccharide biosynthesis protein: MRGEILKELCSNRRNLVKLSLDILSICLGVVGALLVRFDKLWESHYDFNYILIYGAIFLGVYLFRKEPIKSWSFTNSVDVLNIIGNNLLAFLGSATFFALTKHSFARTVIVMTFIFSILFQLFFRFIFRLNKSYRGIFHSKKKKSPVLIYGAGEGGVALIRESIINSNFPYKIVGLLDDDKRKHSTYINGIKVLGDFNHLPLLLEENNIESVIIAIPTVKRDKIKEIVHEVKRHGDINIKILPGINELLLEGELSNQIRDVNIEDLLGREQIQINGDNIRELIENKTIFVTGGAGSIGSELSRQIAKYKPKKLINIDVNENAIYFLELELKSSFPDLEIVSEICNIREKDKVELLFSKYRPNIVFHAAAHKHVPLMEHNPEEAIKNNIFGTKNVVDSADKYDVERFVLISTDKAVNPTNVMGATKRGCELVVEHKNKVSKTKYMAVRFGNVLGSNGSVIPIFKNLIGQGKNLTLTHPDITRYFMTIPEAAQLVIEAGTIGEGGEVFILDMGEPVKIMELARTMIKLSNADVGIDIVGLRPGEKLYEELLYDVNAAEKTSNKKIFITKIDEGEVNLEEHLMALGEAVKIPVKEELKELMKRFIISYHEPSHHKNGGLHEKAI; this comes from the coding sequence ATGAGAGGTGAGATATTAAAAGAGCTTTGTTCTAATCGGAGAAATTTGGTAAAGCTATCTTTGGATATTTTAAGTATTTGTTTGGGAGTAGTGGGGGCTCTCCTAGTAAGATTTGATAAACTATGGGAATCGCACTATGATTTTAACTATATATTAATCTATGGAGCTATTTTTTTAGGAGTATATCTTTTTCGAAAGGAACCTATAAAAAGTTGGAGTTTTACTAACTCTGTGGATGTTTTAAATATAATAGGTAATAACCTATTGGCATTTTTGGGGAGTGCGACTTTTTTTGCCTTAACAAAACATAGTTTTGCAAGAACTGTGATTGTTATGACTTTTATATTTTCTATTCTGTTTCAACTATTCTTTAGATTTATTTTTAGATTAAATAAATCATATAGGGGGATATTTCATAGTAAAAAGAAAAAAAGCCCAGTATTAATTTATGGAGCTGGGGAGGGTGGAGTTGCCCTAATTAGAGAGAGTATTATCAATAGTAATTTCCCATATAAAATAGTGGGACTTTTAGATGATGATAAAAGAAAACATAGTACCTATATAAATGGGATAAAGGTTTTGGGAGATTTTAATCATTTGCCACTACTTTTAGAAGAAAATAATATTGAATCGGTTATTATAGCCATACCTACAGTGAAAAGGGATAAAATTAAGGAGATAGTCCATGAAGTTAAAAGACATGGGGATATTAATATAAAAATTTTACCTGGAATAAACGAGCTCCTTTTAGAGGGAGAGCTTAGTAATCAAATTAGAGATGTTAATATTGAAGACCTACTAGGTAGGGAACAGATTCAAATAAACGGAGATAATATTAGGGAACTAATAGAAAATAAAACTATATTTGTAACAGGAGGAGCTGGAAGTATTGGAAGCGAACTTTCAAGACAGATAGCTAAGTATAAACCTAAAAAACTTATAAATATAGATGTAAATGAAAATGCAATTTACTTTTTAGAGCTAGAGCTAAAAAGTAGCTTTCCTGATTTGGAAATAGTAAGTGAAATTTGCAATATTAGAGAAAAAGATAAGGTGGAACTATTATTTTCAAAGTATAGACCTAATATAGTATTCCATGCGGCAGCTCATAAACATGTGCCTCTAATGGAACATAATCCTGAGGAAGCCATAAAGAACAATATCTTTGGAACAAAAAATGTTGTGGATAGTGCTGATAAATATGATGTGGAAAGATTTGTTCTTATTTCTACAGATAAGGCGGTTAATCCTACCAATGTAATGGGGGCAACTAAAAGAGGTTGTGAACTTGTGGTGGAGCATAAAAATAAGGTTAGTAAAACTAAGTATATGGCAGTTAGATTTGGAAATGTACTAGGAAGTAATGGTTCTGTTATTCCTATATTTAAAAATCTAATAGGCCAAGGGAAAAATTTAACTCTTACTCATCCTGATATAACTAGATATTTTATGACTATACCTGAGGCGGCTCAGCTAGTTATAGAAGCTGGAACCATAGGAGAGGGAGGAGAGGTATTTATCTTAGATATGGGAGAACCTGTTAAGATAATGGAACTGGCTAGAACTATGATAAAGCTATCTAACGCAGATGTGGGAATAGATATTGTAGGGCTAAGACCAGGAGAAAAACTTTATGAGGAACTTCTATATGATGTAAATGCCGCAGAGAAAACAAGTAATAAAAAAATATTTATAACAAAGATAGATGAGGGAGAGGTAAACCTAGAGGAGCACCTAATGGCTCTAGGGGAGGCTGTAAAAATTCCTGTAAAAGAGGAGCTAAAGGAGCTAATGAAGAGATTTATAATCTCTTATCATGAACCAAGTCATCATAAAAATGGAGGATTACATGAAAAGGCTATTTGA
- a CDS encoding sugar transferase — translation MKRLFDILGAAFGLIIFSPIMLVVAVIIKISSPGKVLFSQRRLTKGMREFNIYKFRSMRSNEFREKNSVQIKGSSSEITPIGRFIRKTKLDELPQLWNILKGDMSFIGPRPELPRRLKYYNERQKGIFQVRSGISSPASIVFSDEEYLMNQVKDPEKFYIEQIMPYKIELNLYYIKNRSFFGDIYLIVATFLKILNKIKNENIVKDRELLKNKNKIEKLIGVEY, via the coding sequence ATGAAAAGGCTATTTGATATTTTAGGAGCAGCTTTTGGACTTATAATATTTTCTCCTATTATGTTAGTGGTAGCAGTAATAATTAAAATATCATCTCCTGGGAAGGTTCTTTTTAGTCAGAGAAGATTAACTAAGGGAATGAGAGAGTTTAATATATATAAGTTTAGAAGTATGAGAAGTAATGAATTTAGAGAGAAAAACTCTGTACAGATAAAGGGAAGTTCATCAGAGATTACACCTATTGGAAGATTTATAAGAAAAACGAAATTAGATGAGCTACCACAACTTTGGAATATTTTAAAGGGAGATATGAGCTTTATAGGGCCAAGACCTGAACTTCCTAGAAGATTAAAGTATTACAATGAAAGACAAAAGGGGATATTTCAAGTTAGAAGTGGAATATCTTCCCCTGCAAGTATTGTATTTTCAGATGAAGAATACTTAATGAACCAAGTAAAGGACCCAGAAAAATTTTATATAGAGCAGATAATGCCCTATAAGATAGAGCTTAATCTTTACTATATTAAAAATAGAAGTTTCTTTGGGGACATTTATTTAATAGTAGCAACATTTTTAAAAATATTAAATAAAATCAAAAATGAAAATATAGTTAAAGACAGGGAACTTTTAAAGAATAAAAATAAAATAGAGAAATTAATAGGAGTTGAGTATTAA
- a CDS encoding NAD-dependent epimerase/dehydratase family protein — translation MEKKKTLMITGASGFIGSNFIKRYEKEYNIVSVCLIKNRPEDLDFTGIDTILHLAALVHQMKGAPEEKYFEINTRLTERLAKKAKEDGVKHFVFYSTVKVYGYDGDLENHDFVLTENSPCNPNDPYGASKYEAEKILKNLENENFKISIIRPPLVYGEGVKGNMLSLIKLVNKCPILPFDYDNNRRTMVGIENLLYMTKLIIDKKANGIYIGSDLKDVSIKNITEAMEKGLNKKRIKIKLPTFIFNFLCKRKKNIMVRLYGTLAFQQEDSYKKINYKIKNSLEKEIHIMTKDYR, via the coding sequence ATGGAAAAGAAAAAGACTCTTATGATTACAGGGGCAAGTGGATTTATTGGTTCTAATTTTATTAAAAGATATGAGAAGGAATATAATATTGTTTCTGTTTGTTTAATAAAAAATAGACCTGAAGATTTGGATTTTACAGGAATAGATACAATTCTTCATTTAGCGGCTTTGGTTCATCAGATGAAGGGAGCTCCTGAAGAAAAATATTTTGAAATAAATACAAGATTAACTGAGAGATTAGCTAAAAAAGCAAAAGAGGATGGAGTTAAGCATTTTGTATTTTATTCAACAGTTAAGGTCTATGGATATGATGGAGATTTAGAAAATCATGACTTTGTATTAACAGAAAATTCACCATGTAATCCAAATGATCCCTATGGAGCAAGTAAATATGAAGCAGAAAAAATATTAAAAAATCTAGAAAATGAAAATTTTAAGATAAGTATAATTAGACCTCCCCTTGTGTATGGAGAAGGGGTAAAGGGAAATATGCTAAGTTTAATAAAGCTAGTAAATAAATGCCCTATATTACCTTTTGATTATGATAATAATAGAAGAACTATGGTAGGAATAGAAAATTTATTATATATGACTAAACTTATAATTGATAAGAAAGCTAATGGAATTTATATAGGTTCTGATTTAAAAGATGTTTCTATTAAAAATATCACAGAAGCTATGGAAAAAGGATTAAATAAAAAAAGAATAAAAATAAAACTACCTACATTTATTTTTAATTTTTTATGTAAAAGAAAGAAAAATATAATGGTTAGATTATATGGAACCTTAGCTTTTCAACAAGAGGATAGTTATAAAAAAATAAACTATAAAATAAAAAATAGTTTAGAAAAAGAAATACATATAATGACAAAGGATTATAGATGA
- a CDS encoding glycosyltransferase family 4 protein produces MNILFLFLRHSEKKEDSTLTKDISDEFHKKGHNVIVATLLEKKENKKTQLKLENGYRVLRVRTGNYFDSVSKLEKGITALTMPFILKKEIINRFKNEKIDLIFTHTPFISNSYLINSLKKEFNCKSCLHLWDIFPQNAKDLKLLNNRLLLKYFRKKEIKMYEAFDYIGCMSKGNLEYINNKNNLKSKTFILKNWAKSMEKIIINKSKIREQYGYKDSDVILVFGGNMGKPQKLENILLLAERVKDIKNIKFLFIGKGTEKEKLETIKKEKNLENINFLNYVPREDYEKLTGACDIGVVSLDERFTVPNFPSKTTDYFKLNLPILASLDKCGAKDYGKFLQEEVKGGLYSLAGNTEELYKNLIKLYKDKDLRETLGNNGRKYYEENLGVDKAYETIMKEIHRIKGESNV; encoded by the coding sequence ATGAATATATTATTTTTATTTTTAAGACATTCAGAAAAAAAAGAGGATTCAACTCTTACAAAGGATATTAGTGATGAATTCCATAAGAAAGGACACAATGTTATTGTAGCCACGTTATTGGAAAAAAAAGAAAATAAAAAAACTCAATTAAAACTTGAAAATGGATATAGAGTTTTAAGGGTAAGAACAGGAAATTATTTTGATTCAGTAAGTAAGTTAGAAAAGGGAATAACCGCTTTAACTATGCCATTCATTTTAAAAAAAGAAATTATAAATAGGTTTAAAAATGAAAAAATTGATTTAATTTTTACACATACTCCTTTTATATCAAATAGTTATTTAATAAATAGTTTGAAAAAAGAATTTAATTGTAAAAGTTGTCTCCATCTATGGGATATATTTCCTCAAAATGCAAAAGATTTAAAATTATTAAATAATAGACTGTTACTCAAATATTTTAGAAAAAAAGAAATAAAAATGTATGAAGCATTTGACTATATAGGATGTATGTCTAAGGGAAATTTAGAATATATAAATAACAAAAATAATTTAAAATCAAAAACTTTTATTTTAAAAAACTGGGCTAAGTCAATGGAAAAAATCATTATAAATAAATCAAAAATAAGAGAACAGTATGGATATAAGGATTCAGATGTTATTTTAGTTTTCGGTGGAAATATGGGGAAACCTCAAAAGTTAGAAAATATTTTACTATTGGCAGAGAGAGTAAAAGATATAAAAAATATAAAATTTTTATTTATTGGTAAAGGAACTGAAAAAGAAAAATTAGAAACAATAAAAAAAGAGAAAAATTTAGAAAATATAAATTTTTTAAATTATGTTCCTAGGGAAGATTATGAGAAGTTAACAGGGGCTTGTGATATTGGAGTAGTTAGTTTAGACGAAAGATTTACAGTACCTAATTTTCCATCAAAGACTACAGATTATTTTAAATTAAATCTTCCAATACTAGCAAGTTTAGATAAATGTGGAGCTAAGGATTATGGAAAATTTTTGCAAGAGGAAGTAAAAGGTGGACTATATAGTTTAGCTGGGAATACAGAGGAGTTATATAAAAATTTAATTAAATTATATAAAGATAAAGATTTAAGAGAGACCTTAGGAAACAATGGAAGAAAATACTATGAAGAAAATCTTGGTGTTGATAAGGCCTATGAAACAATAATGAAAGAAATACATAGGATAAAAGGAGAGAGCAATGTTTAA
- a CDS encoding nucleoside-diphosphate sugar epimerase/dehydratase has protein sequence MFKGKTLLITGGTGSFGNTVLKGFLNTDIKEIRIFSRDEKKQDDMRKYYNNSKLKFYIGNVRDYNSVADAMRGVDYVFHAAALKQVPSCEFYPMEAVKTNVFGTDNVLTAAINAGVKKVICLSTDKAAYPINAMGMSKAMMEKVATSKGRNLDESKDTVICVTRYGNVMASRGSVIPLFIEQMKNNHPITVTDPNMTRFMMSLDQAVDLVLFAFKHGRMGDLFIQKSPAATVEVLAEAMRNLFKKPNHEIKVIGTRHGEKLYETLMTKEERVRAEDMGDYFRISPDGRDLNYSKYFEDGQDVITEAEEYNSHNTHRLNEKELEEMLLNLSEIQEDLKEFGVK, from the coding sequence ATGTTTAAGGGAAAAACTTTATTAATTACAGGTGGAACAGGATCATTTGGAAATACAGTATTAAAAGGTTTTTTAAATACTGATATTAAAGAGATTAGAATATTTTCTAGGGATGAGAAAAAACAAGATGATATGAGAAAATATTATAATAATTCAAAACTTAAATTTTATATAGGAAATGTTAGAGATTATAACTCAGTTGCAGATGCTATGAGAGGGGTAGATTATGTATTCCATGCAGCTGCATTAAAACAAGTTCCATCTTGTGAGTTTTATCCAATGGAAGCTGTGAAAACAAATGTATTTGGAACAGATAATGTATTAACAGCTGCCATAAATGCAGGGGTAAAAAAGGTAATATGTTTAAGTACAGATAAGGCTGCTTATCCTATTAATGCCATGGGAATGTCTAAGGCTATGATGGAAAAAGTTGCAACATCTAAGGGAAGAAACCTAGATGAAAGCAAGGATACAGTAATATGTGTAACTAGATATGGAAATGTAATGGCATCTAGAGGGTCTGTAATTCCGTTATTCATAGAGCAGATGAAAAATAATCATCCAATTACAGTAACTGATCCTAATATGACAAGATTTATGATGAGTTTAGATCAAGCTGTGGACTTAGTATTATTTGCATTTAAACATGGAAGAATGGGAGATTTATTTATTCAGAAATCACCAGCTGCAACTGTGGAAGTTTTAGCTGAGGCCATGAGAAATCTATTTAAGAAACCTAACCATGAGATAAAGGTAATAGGAACTAGACATGGGGAAAAGTTATATGAAACTCTTATGACTAAAGAGGAGAGAGTAAGAGCTGAGGATATGGGAGATTACTTTAGAATTTCTCCAGATGGAAGAGATTTAAACTACTCTAAATACTTTGAAGATGGTCAAGATGTTATAACAGAGGCAGAGGAATATAACTCTCATAATACACATAGATTAAATGAGAAAGAGTTAGAAGAGATGTTACTGAATCTTTCTGAAATTCAAGAGGACTTAAAAGAGTTTGGGGTGAAATAA
- a CDS encoding polysaccharide biosynthesis C-terminal domain-containing protein: protein MNVLVTGAKGFIGKNLIETLSRMENINILEIDRENSILELEEAIKKSDFIYHLAGINRPENPEEFYKGNRDLIGNLIDILEKNNLKTPILVTSSIQAERENDYGKSKLEGENLLKEYSKRNNCPIYIYRLPNVFGKWCRPNYNSVIATWCNNIANDLEVQVSDRNIELTFVYIDDIVKKFASHLNEEKNIENIYYEIDITYRKTLGEILDLLLEFKNNRENLIISKVGNGFERALYGTYLSYLPKDKFSYELKEYKDPRGSFVEILKTVDSGQFSISTSKPGITRGNHYHNTKNEKFLVIKGEAVIRFRHIYSDEVIEYHVSDKKLEVVDIPTGYTHNITNTGTDEMVLVLWANEQFDRENPDTYYLEV from the coding sequence ATGAATGTACTTGTAACGGGAGCCAAGGGATTTATTGGGAAAAATTTAATAGAAACTCTATCTAGAATGGAAAATATAAATATTTTAGAAATAGATAGGGAAAATTCTATTTTAGAGTTGGAAGAAGCGATTAAGAAAAGTGATTTTATATATCACTTAGCTGGAATAAATAGACCTGAAAATCCAGAGGAATTTTATAAGGGAAATAGAGATTTAATAGGAAATCTAATAGATATTTTAGAAAAAAATAATTTAAAAACTCCAATTTTAGTTACATCTTCCATTCAAGCTGAAAGAGAAAATGACTATGGGAAAAGTAAATTAGAGGGAGAAAATCTTTTAAAGGAATATTCTAAAAGAAATAATTGTCCAATTTATATTTATAGATTACCAAATGTATTTGGTAAATGGTGTAGACCTAATTATAACTCTGTAATTGCAACTTGGTGTAATAATATAGCCAATGATTTAGAAGTTCAAGTATCAGACAGAAATATAGAACTTACATTTGTATATATAGATGATATTGTTAAGAAATTTGCAAGTCATTTAAATGAAGAGAAAAATATAGAAAATATTTATTACGAAATAGATATTACATATAGAAAAACCTTAGGGGAGATATTAGATTTACTTTTAGAATTTAAAAATAATAGAGAAAATCTAATTATTTCAAAAGTGGGAAATGGATTTGAAAGGGCACTTTATGGTACATATTTATCATATTTACCTAAGGATAAGTTTTCCTATGAGTTAAAGGAATATAAGGATCCTAGGGGTAGTTTTGTGGAAATATTAAAAACTGTTGATAGTGGACAATTTTCTATATCCACATCAAAACCTGGTATTACAAGGGGAAATCACTACCATAATACTAAAAATGAAAAATTCTTAGTTATTAAAGGTGAAGCAGTAATTAGATTTAGACATATTTATTCAGATGAAGTTATAGAGTATCATGTTTCAGATAAAAAGTTAGAAGTTGTAGATATACCAACGGGATATACTCATAATATTACTAACACAGGAACAGATGAAATGGTATTAGTTCTTTGGGCAAATGAACAGTTTGATAGAGAAAATCCAGATACATATTACTTAGAGGTTTAG
- the wecB gene encoding non-hydrolyzing UDP-N-acetylglucosamine 2-epimerase: protein MKKLKVMTVVGTRPEIIRLAAVINKLEKSEAIEHILVHTGQNYDYELNEVFFKDFNIRKPDYFLDTATGKASETIGNILIKMDGVLEEVKPDAFLVLGDTNSCLAAIVAKKKHIPIFHMEAGNRCFDQRVPEETNRKIVDHTADINMTYSDIAREYLLREGLPADRIIKTGSPMFEVINMKIDDIEKSDVLNRLNLKKNEYFVVSAHREENINSDRNFLNLVESLNEVAKIYKLPIIVSTHPRTRKRIEELGVKFNPLINSMKPLGFNDYVKLQKEALAVLSDSGTISEESSILGFKALNIREAHERPEAMEEASVMMVGLKKERILQGLEILKTQEKDTLRRVYDYSMNNVSDKVLRIIVSYTDYINSLIWRS, encoded by the coding sequence ATGAAAAAATTAAAAGTAATGACTGTTGTGGGAACAAGACCTGAAATAATAAGATTAGCAGCAGTTATAAATAAATTAGAAAAATCAGAAGCAATAGAACATATTTTAGTTCATACGGGGCAAAACTATGACTATGAGTTAAATGAGGTATTTTTTAAGGATTTCAATATTAGAAAACCAGATTATTTCTTAGATACAGCCACAGGAAAAGCTAGTGAAACTATAGGAAACATTTTAATCAAAATGGATGGGGTATTAGAAGAGGTAAAACCAGATGCCTTTTTAGTTTTAGGAGATACAAACTCTTGTTTAGCAGCTATAGTTGCTAAGAAAAAACATATTCCTATATTTCATATGGAAGCTGGGAATAGATGTTTTGACCAAAGGGTTCCTGAAGAAACAAATAGAAAAATAGTTGATCACACAGCAGATATTAATATGACCTATAGTGATATAGCAAGGGAATATTTATTAAGAGAGGGATTACCTGCTGATAGAATAATAAAAACAGGAAGTCCTATGTTTGAAGTTATTAATATGAAAATAGATGATATAGAAAAATCAGATGTTTTAAATAGATTAAACTTAAAAAAGAATGAATATTTTGTAGTATCAGCTCATAGGGAAGAAAATATAAATTCAGATAGAAATTTTTTAAACTTAGTTGAAAGTTTAAATGAAGTAGCTAAAATTTATAAACTACCTATAATAGTTTCAACTCATCCAAGAACTAGAAAAAGAATAGAGGAATTAGGAGTAAAATTTAATCCTTTAATTAACTCAATGAAACCATTAGGTTTTAATGACTATGTAAAGCTTCAAAAGGAGGCTCTAGCTGTACTTAGTGATTCTGGAACTATAAGTGAAGAATCTTCAATATTAGGATTTAAAGCACTAAATATTAGAGAGGCTCATGAAAGACCAGAAGCTATGGAAGAGGCATCTGTAATGATGGTAGGACTAAAAAAAGAAAGAATATTACAGGGTCTTGAAATCTTAAAAACTCAAGAAAAAGATACATTAAGAAGAGTATATGATTACTCAATGAATAATGTATCAGATAAAGTATTAAGAATAATAGTGTCTTATACGGACTATATAAATAGTCTTATATGGAGGAGTTAA